Proteins encoded in a region of the Sparus aurata chromosome 6, fSpaAur1.1, whole genome shotgun sequence genome:
- the znfx1 gene encoding NFX1-type zinc finger-containing protein 1 isoform X2 codes for MKGKKKSLVSRAHTSTTAKCKMLNLLMERRGQADGDAGQNGNAGGGRRRRGRGAQGDGGGGGGGAEGRRRAQSQGGHQAERRETDGEAGGMIWRSRGMGGEPGRGGNRGAGREGRDGRGRGRGGGGGRGGGADAGRQRGGGRQGGGGGGWGRGGNGEQGAAGRGGGGGGGGGVVRRGGQSEDRRGGRREGGGDGQQRNGGGAHSTGRDGAPRGHGLGYKKMEELSRKDPSEVLITLSSHRGLHEALGETTMRKDLTELLCKVLSIAFKSRTDRSSLLHLAGIIKETAFFRISLLYYLVGVGSESDPVRRARYPEHLGNILAILSEILSMYPASSVQVGSLLLTQLQSAISTLKASGVVIRRQTEESMETLQALIEHLQERSREGTLRSDKDTYALLGDNPGEEDLADFRTIPIYPTPEEFHQDQKPFLRPNLTSQRYTNTHLYLDTHFRLLREDFVRPLRDGIQQLLRSQAGEGGNKTPLKAKHFDDIRVYFDTKLVVPKCTITGLAYIVQFDVQPLQFVRWQNSKRLIFGSLVCLSCDNFQSFLLATVSDRDPNELERGQVQITFTEESRHKLARIEKNQLFLMVETSAYFEAYRYVLDGLQEQNEDKLPFQRYIVECNPDVHHPAYVRKVDTFDLKPVADPDFKDRMKPFNCLEEEAWPRKEELGLDESQMKAFQLALTKELAIIQGPPGTGKTYVGLKIAQALLTNQPLWRTPINKAPMLVVCYTNHALDQFLEGIHKFLKDGIVRVGGRSNSEVLKRFNMRELSRSTGFRNSLPSHLQQAHNRIYGELCDVEREMESQGRMLECSLKGVLHERALGKFIWVRHWDGLHQTPGLHPEHGFARRREKKPSLIMEWLGLGSTAFQQRETEFVNGNEEEPMELDEEDLIEIAEEADLIQAERIIDDNTDPRGGRDGRRNQDVEEALREMEENMLAMNLDEAEIQAEQSEDGWEIQKAQKKKMKGKIRKELGKGSAMTEREEKTVLDIWSLSPPDRWRLYRLWVARYRVELSDKILESEEEYQNAVDRLADVKRHQSQFLLQEATVIGMTTTGAAKYRKVLQAVRPRLVIVEEAAEVLEAHTITTLSEACQHLILIGDHQQLRPSATVYELAKNFNLEMSMFERLVKMGLPYVRLNYQHRMRPEIARLLTPHIYSELENHPSVYEYDNIKGLNTNLFFMEHNHLEEEIRDGKSHQNKHEAMVVVALCRYFLLQDYKPEQITILTTYTGQFNCLRKLMPAKEFQGVKVHVVDKYQGEENDIVLLSLVRSNRQGKVGFLNIPNRVCVALSRAKKGLYCIGNSTMLGKVQLWSNIFNTLREKDQVGKALTLCCHNHPDREVKVYCAEDFKQSPEGGCTQPCNFRLDCGHVCSLVCHPYDPEHKKYKCMKKCEKPLCAQGHKCTLVCFKKCPEECPVKVEKIIPQCQHSQMVPCHQDPATFACQEPCKKMLPCGHPCDSSCGEPCTSKCKVKVTLQLLCGHSQVAECFYMTCTGEVECRAPCEHKLLCGHACRGTCGKCYQGRFHFPCVHQCERLLICSHKCNQPCTSSCPPCQRPCENFCIHSRCMKPCGQPCAPCIEPCAWQCAHQSCSKLCHEPCDRPPCTQPCAKTLGCGHPCIGLCGDKCPRLCRICNRDEVTEIFFGTEDDPGAYFIQLEDCGHIIEHTAMDTYMGMDDNQQPNEGEEVAIKLKQCPKCRTPIRKNLRYGSHINSSLAQIEMVKEKINGDQAVIKEHRRTLKKQWRDNLLTYKMDEQPTFMNIKAQLERSYLTANDLWVVENKMDFLVRVAKLEKIQRENMLLSQSFTLEKYLSQFERWLSRSYLKFTDQQVHDLQRELQRITFLTEINVRCDMAYKRGQSTNIQSEMQRIRQVLEKCGQFTERDQDRVKDAMKELDRKLPPTGLGITENEREMIVSAMKMKPGHWYKCPNGHVYLITECGGAMEERKCLDCNATIGGASHTLASGNQVASEMDGAQHPAWSEANNLLNFDRLEL; via the exons ATGAAAGGAAAA AAAAAATCCCTAGTGTCACGAGCCCACACTTCAACAACTGCCAAATGCAAAATGCTGAATTTACTGATGGAGAGAAGAGGACAGGCTGATG GTGATGCCGGCCAAAATGGAAACGCTGGCGGgggcaggaggagaagaggaaggggtGCACAGGGAgacgggggaggaggaggaggaggagcagagggcagaaGAAGAGCACAGAGTCAAGGGGGTCATCAAgctgagaggagggagacagatggagaggcTGGAGGGATGATCTGGAGAAGCAGAGGAATGGGAGGAGAACCGGGCAGAGGGGGTAACAGAGGTGCAGGACGAGAGGGCAGGgatgggagagggagaggaagaggaggaggaggaggaagaggaggaggagcggatgcaggcagacagagaggaggaggcagacagggagggggaggaggagggtgggggagaGGTGGAAATGGAGAGCAAGGTGCagctgggagaggaggaggaggaggaggaggaggaggagtggtgAGAAGGGGAGGACAAAGTGAGGATAGGAGAGGAGGTAGAAGAGAGGGCGGGGGAGACGGGCAACAGAGGAATGGAGGGGGGGCACATTCTACGGGCAGAGATGGGGCACCAAGGGGCCACGGCCTTGGCtacaaaaaaatggaagaacTCTCCAGAAAAGACCCATCTGAAGTGTTGATCACTCTGTCCTCCCACCGTGGCCTGCACGAGGCCCTGGGCGAGACGACGATGAGGAAGGACCTCACTGAGCTCCTCTGCAAGGTGCTGAGCATAGCCTTCAAGTCCCGCACGGACAGAAGCAGCCTGCTGCACCTCGCTGGCATCATTAAAGAGACGGCGTTCTTCCGCATCAGCCTGCTCTACTATCTGGTGGGCGTGGGGTCGGAGTCCGACCCCGTCCGCAGGGCACGTTACCCAGAACACCTGGGCAACATCCTGGCTATTCTGTCCGAG ATCCTCAGCATGTACCCCGCTAGCTCGGTTCAGGTCGGGAGTTTGCTTCTGACACAGCTCCAATCCGCAATCAGCACCCTGAAAGCATCAGGGGTGGTAATCCGGCGTCAAACGGAGGAGAGCATGGAGACTCTTCAGGCCCTGATCGAGCACCTCCAGGAGAGATCCAGGGAGGGAACCCTGCGCTCAGACAAGGACACATACGCACTCCTAGGTGATAACCCAG GTGAGGAAGACCTCGCAGATTTCCGGACCATACCCATCTACCCCACTCCCGAGGAGTTCCATCAGGACCAGAAGCCCTTCCTCAGACCCAATCTCACCTCTCAGCGCTACACGAACACCCACCTCTACCTCGATACGCACTTCCGGCTGCTGAGAGAGGATTTCGTGCGGCCACTCCGTGACGGGATCCAGCAGCTGCTACGGAGCCAAGCGGGCGAGGGAGGAAATAAAACTCCGCTGAAGGCGAAGCACTTCGACGACATCAGGGTGTATTTCGACACAAAGCTGGTGGTGCCCAAATGCACCATCACTGGCCTCGCCTACATAGTCCAGTTCGACGTTCAGCCACTTCAG TTTGTGCGCTGGCAGAACTCCAAGAGGCTCATCTTCGGCTCCCTGGTCTGCCTGTCTTGTGATAATTTTCAGAGCTTCTTGCTTGCCACGGTGTCGGATCGGGATCCCAATGAGCTGGAGCGGGGACAGGTTCAGATCACCTTCACAGAGGAGAGCAGACACAAGCTGGCCAGAATTGAG AAAAATCAACTGTTCCTGATGGTCGAGACCAGTGCCTACTTTGAGGCCTACCGGTATGTTCTAGATGGCCTTCAGGAGCAGAATGAGGACAAACTGCCGTTTCAGAG ATACATCGTGGAGTGCAACCCAGATGTGCATCACCCGGCTTATGTGCGCAAAGTAGACACTTTTGATTTGAAACCTGTTGCCGACCCCGACTTTAAGGACCGCATGAAGCCCTTTAACTGCCTGGAGGAGGAGGCCTGGCCGAGGAAGGAGGAGCTGGGGCTGGATGAGTCTCAGATGAAAGCCTTCCAGCTGGCCCTCACGAAGGAGCTGGCCATCATACAGGGACCCCCTGGCACTG GAAAAACCTATGTTGGCCTCAAGATTGCTCAGGCTCTGCTGACCAATCAGCCTCTCTGGAGAACCCCAATTAACAAGGCTCCGATGCTGGTAGTGTGTTACACTAACCATGCCCTGGATCAGTTCCTTGAGG GTATCCATAAATTTCTGAAAGATGGCATAGTGAGAGTGGGGGGCCGCAGCAACAGTGAGGTCCTGAAGCGTTTCAATATGCGAGAGCTGTCCCGCTCGACTGGCTTCAGAAACTCGCTGCCGTCTCACCTGCAACAAGCACATAATAGG ATTTACGGCGAGCTGTGTGACGTGGAGCGTGAGATGGAGAGTCAGGGCAGGATGCTGGAGTGTTCTCTGAAAGGTGTCCTGCATGAACGTGCCTTAGGGAAGTTCATCTGGGTCAGACACTGGGACGGTCTGCACCAAACACCT GGTTTACACCCAGAGCATGGTTTTGCGAGGCGGCGTGAGAAGAAGCCCAGTCTGATCATGGAGTGGTTGGGTTTGGGTTCCACCGCCTTccagcagagggagacagagtttGTGAATGGAAATGAAG AGGAACCGATGGAGCTGGACGAAGAGGACCTCATTGAAATCGCAGAGGAAGCAGATCTGATCCAGGCGGAGCGGATTATAGATGACAACACGGATCCCAGAGGTGGCAGAGATGGCAGAAGGAACCAAGACGTGGAGGAGGCTCTCagagaaatggaagaaaatatGCTGGCTATGAACTTGGATGAGGCTGAGATACAGGCGGAGCAGAGCGAGGACGGATGGGAG ATACAAAAGGCccagaagaaaaagatgaaggGCAAAATCAGGAAAGAGCTCGGGAAGGGCTCAGCCATGACTGAACGGGAGGAAAAAACTGTCTTGGATATCTGGAGCCTTAGCCCGCCAGACAGATGGAGACTCTATCG GTTGTGGGTGGCACGCTACAGGGTAGAGCTTTCCGACAAGATCCTAGAGTCTGAAGAGGAGTATCAGAATGCAGTGGACAGACTGGCTGATGTAAAACGTCACCAGAGCCAATTTCTCCTCCAGGAAGCCACG GTTATTGGCATGACAACAACAGGGGCGGCCAAGTACCGGAAAGTTCTGCAGGCGGTGCGTCCTCGCCTGGTGATCGTAGAGGAGGCTGCGGAGGTCCTCGAGGCCCACACCATCACCACGCTGAGCGAGGCATGCCAGCACCTCATCCTCATCGGAGACCACCAGCAG CTGCGCCCCAGTGCCACCGTGTACGAGCTTGCCAAAAACTTCAACCTGGAGATGTCCATGTTCGAGAGGCTGGTGAAGATGGGCCTCCCTTACGTCAGACTCAACTACCAG CATCGCATGAGGCCAGAAATTGCCCGTCTGCTGACCCCACACATCTACTCAGAGTTGGAAAACCATCCCTCTGTGTATGAGTATGACAACATCAAG GGCCTCAACACCAACTTATTCTTCATGGAACACAACCACCTGGAAGAAGAGATCAGAGATGGAAAAAgccatcaaaacaaacatgaggcCATGGTTGTAGTCGCTCTCTGCCGCTATTTTCTCTTGCAGGACTACAAACCAGAGCAAATTACCATCCTCACGACCTATACAGGCCAGTTCAACTGTCTGCGTAAACTTATGCCTGCCAAAGAGTTCCAAGGGGTCAAAGTGCACGTGGTGGACAAGTACCAGGGAGAAGAGAATGATATTGTCTTGTTGTCTCTGGTTCGAAGCAACCGGCAGGGTAAAGTTGGCTTTTTGAACATTCCCAATCGCGTCTGTGTAGCCTTGTCTCGTGCAAAGAAAGGCCTTTACTGCATCGGCAACAGTACAATGCTGGGAAAAGTCCAACTGTGGAGCAACATCTTCAACACCTTGAGGGAGAAGGACCAGGTTGGGAAGGCTCTGACCCTGTGCTGTCATAATCATCCAGATCGAGAGGTAAAAGTCTACTGTGCGGAGGATTTTAAACAATCCCCTGAGGGCGGCTGCACCCAGCCTTGCAACTTCCGTTTGGATTGTGGCCATGTTTGCTCACTTGTCTGCCACCCCTACGACCCTGAGCACAAGAAGTACAAGTGTATGAAGAAGTGTGAGAAGCCTTTATGTGCACAGGGACACAAGTGCACACTTGTCTGCTTCAAAAAATGTCCAGAGGAATGTCCAGTGAAGGTTGAGAAGATCATACCCCAGTGTCAACACTCACAGATGGTTCCGTGCCACCAGGACCCAGCGACATTCGCATGCCAGGAACCTTGCAAGAAGATGCTTCCCTGTGGACATCCATGTGATTCATCGTGTGGGGAACCATGCACCTCAAAGTGCAAGGTGAAGGTCACCTTACAGCTATTGTGCGGCCACAGCCAGGTTGCCGAATGCTTCTACATGACATGCACGGGGGAGGTTGAATGTAGGGCCCCCTGTGAGCATAAGCTACTATGTGGCCACGCGTGTCGTGGTACCTGTGGCAAGTGTTATCAGGGACGGTTCCATTTCCCGTGTGTTCACCAGTGTGAGCGTCTCCTGATTTGTTCTCACAAGTGCAACCAGCCTTGCACCAGCAGTTGCCCCCCATGTCAGAGACCATGTGAGAACTTCTGTATTCACAGCAGGTGTATGAAGCCATGTGGACAGCCATGTGCTCCGTGCATTGAGCCCTGCGCTTGGCAGTGCGCTCACCAAAGCTGCAGTAAGCTTTGCCATGAGCCATGCGATCGTCCACCATGCACCCAACCCTGTGCCAAGACCTTGGGTTGCGGCCACCCGTGTATAGGTCTGTGTGGAGACAAATGTCCACGCTTGTGTCGCATCTGCAATCGCGATGAGGTGACAGAGATTTTCTTCGGGACCGAAGATGACCCTGGGGCTTACTTCATTCAGCTAGAGGACTGTGGACACATCATTGAACACACAGCCATGGATACGTACATGGGGATGGATGACAACCAGCAGCCAAATGAAGGGGAGGAGGTGGCCATAAAACTGAAGCAGTGTCCAAAGTGTCGAACTCCAATCCGTAAAAATCTACGCTATGGATCTCACATCAACAGCAGTCTGGCTCAGATAGAGATGGTCAAAGAGAAGATAAATGGAGACCAGGCAGTTATTAAAGAGCACAGGAGGACCCTCAAAAAGCAGTGGAGAGACAACCTTCTCACTTATAAAATGGATGAGCAGCCTACATTTATGAATATCAAGGCCCAGCTGGAAAGAAGTTATCTCACAGCAAATGATCTGTGGGTCGTGGAAAACAAGATGGACTTCCTAGTAAGAGTTGCAAAGCTAGAGAAGATCCAAAGGGAAAACATGCTACTCAGCCAGAGCTTCACGTTGGAAAAGTACCTCAGTCAGTTTGAGCGCTGGCTCAGCCGCAGCTACTTAAAGTTCACGGACCAGCAGGTTCATGATTTGCAGAGGGAGCTACAGAGAATCACCTTCCTGACAGAAATCAACGTCCGTTGTGATATGGCCTACAAGAGAGGACAAAGCACCAACATTCAGTCCGAGATGCAAAGAATTAGACAGGTTTTGGAAAAGTGCGGCCAGTTCACTGAGCGGGATCAAGACAGAGTGAAAGACGCCATGAAGGAACTAGACAGAAAGCTTCCACCCACAGGCTTGGGGATCAccgagaacgagagagagatgATCGTCTCGGCTATGAAAATGAAACCAGGACACTGGTACAAATGTCCCAATGGCCACGTCTACCTTATAACAGAGTGTGGAGGAGCTATGGAGGAGCGAAAGTGTCTTGATTGTAATGCTACTATCGGTGGGGCCAGTCACACACTAGCAAGTGGCAACCAAGTTGCCTCTGAGATGGATGGAGCACAGCACCCTGCTTGGTCTGAAGCCAACAACCTTCTCAACTTTGATCGACTTGAACTCTGA